The Changchengzhania lutea genomic sequence TATTTGGAAAGGTAGGTTGAATACCCAAAGTCATAAGCGCCTTGTTTTTTGAACAGAAATGAAACGCTTGCTCAACATTTTTTGTAAAGGTCGCTTCATCTTCAATCCAATGGTCACTTGGTGCAACCACCATCACCGCATCTGGGTTTTCTTTTTGGATTTTTAAAGACGCATATAGTATACAAGGTGCCGTATTTCTCATCGCGGGTTCTAATACCACTTGTCTTTTTGTAACTTCTGGTAATTGTTCGAACACCAAATCATTGTAACGTTCGTTGGTTAAAATAAAGATATTTTCTTTAGGGATAAGCTGTGACAACCTGTGAAATGTTTTCTGAATTAAGGTGTCTCCAGTGCCTAACATATCATGAAACTGCTTTGGAAATTCTTCTGTACTTACAGGCCAAAATCTAGACCCAACGCCGCCGGCCATTAAAATGGCGTAATAATTTTTATTCATTATTCTACTTTATTATTTCAACTTCTGCATTTGGATTGAAAAGATACAACTTTCCTGTTTTAATCTCGATGCACTCATATCGTTTTACGCGTTTATTTACTTTTTTGAAAATTTTACCATTATATAATTTAAAAGTACTCCCTAAGGGCACTTCAAAAACATAGGTCTTATTCTGTACATCATCAAATTGCCTTAAAGCGTATGCCAAAGGCACATCGGTATCGCTAGAAGCCTTTGGGTTTTTAAAATGATTTGCTAAAAGGGGCAGTAACTCATTTGGAAAAACTTCCGGATTTAAAAACGGTAATATTAAGCGCTGAAAAGTCTGTTTCCATTCTTTCCCATGTGGCTTTATTGAATGACCGT encodes the following:
- a CDS encoding SprT-like domain-containing protein; the encoded protein is MSKHLNDHIPEAAINQVMLLLKHDHLDVKIKSERKTRHGDYRSLPNGKHQITVNANLNVYRFLLTLIHEIAHFEAYKSYGHSIKPHGKEWKQTFQRLILPFLNPEVFPNELLPLLANHFKNPKASSDTDVPLAYALRQFDDVQNKTYVFEVPLGSTFKLYNGKIFKKVNKRVKRYECIEIKTGKLYLFNPNAEVEIIK